A segment of the Chitinivibrio alkaliphilus ACht1 genome:
ATGCTGTGGGCGATAAGTACAATGGGCGTATCGTGTAGTGTGCTCAGGGTGTGTACTGTTTTTTCTGCCCAGTGGGGAAAGGATACATGGTCCCATGGGTTTTGCTCAATGCGCCGATAGCCGTGTTTTTTCTCCCACAGGCTTTGCCAGTGGGTGGGGGGAGAGCCGCCCAGTCCTGGCAGGGTAAGGATAGTCATGGATGCCTCGCATACAAAACGCGACTTAGTCGCTGTATATTATGCCCTGAAACCAAAATCATATTCCGGCTCCATAGATGAGTTCTTCTTCCACTTCAGAAATGGTTACGGGTTTTTTGTTGAGGAGGTGGCTGAGGGTGGCCTGTTCCATCATCTCCGTACTCATATTTCGTATTTCAAGAAAGAGCCTTCTGAAGCGGCAGGTTGATTCCTGGGAACACTTTTCATACTCCGTGCTGCTGACGCAGTTTATGGGAGAAAGTGTCCCGTCAAAGAGGCGGATAACCCGCGCCATGGTTAAGCGGGAGGGGGGGATATTGAGCTGATAGCCCCCGTCGCGGCCGGCAATGCCCTTCACCCATCCTTCATTCTTCATATCAAGCATTATGTGTTCCAGAAATCGCTTGGGAATATCGTTTATTTGGGCAAGATCACGGATGGTGTGAAGTGTATCCGTGTGGGCATCTGCTGCGAGGGTCATAAGTGCCCGTAGGGCATA
Coding sequences within it:
- a CDS encoding RrF2 family transcriptional regulator, with the translated sequence MKISKKSDYALRALMTLAADAHTDTLHTIRDLAQINDIPKRFLEHIMLDMKNEGWVKGIAGRDGGYQLNIPPSRLTMARVIRLFDGTLSPINCVSSTEYEKCSQESTCRFRRLFLEIRNMSTEMMEQATLSHLLNKKPVTISEVEEELIYGAGI